The following are encoded in a window of Mustelus asterias unplaced genomic scaffold, sMusAst1.hap1.1 HAP1_SCAFFOLD_1337, whole genome shotgun sequence genomic DNA:
- the ccng2 gene encoding cyclin-G2, whose translation MKDLVSYEQNNEAHKLLKQINQYLEQESKFLPRASGLDAIEATLENDDCVSPKLRDAKVEDLRSLTRFFGCSTETFVLAVNLLDRFLSLMKVRPKHLPCLGISVFHVAAKTIEEECNIPSAHDLLRISHCKFTVSDLKRMEKIVNEKLKGEFKAVTALHFLHLYHALAHCHVTEGIKFLILDRLEAQLKACNCRFVFTRAKPSVLALSLLTLEVENLKSSDLFEIILRIQKHSKISHSDLTYWCELVSKCLADYSSPECCKPDNKKLVWIVSRRTARHLQNSYYSVPELPTIPEAGCFNETESEDSCEEMSCCEDGLSNSPQTDTEGEFFPQDVLHQSKWQNFCFQTQSPF comes from the exons ATGAAAGACTTGGTATCCTATGAGCAAAACAACGAAGCTCATAAGCTATTGAAACAGATAAATCAGTACTTGGAGCAGGAATCCAAATTCCTACCAAGGGCCAGTGGACTTGATGCAATCGAAGCAACCTTGGAG AATGATGATTGTGTCTCCCCAAAGTTAAGAGATGCCAAAGTGGAAGATCTCCGGAGTTTGACCAGATTCTTCGGCTGTAGTACTGAAACCTTTGTTTTAGCAGTTAACCTTCTGGACAGATTTTTGTCATTGAtgaag GTGCGACCAAaacatctaccttgtctaggAATAAGTGTATTTCATGTAGCAGCAAAGACCATTGAAGAAGAATGCAATATCCCTTCAGCCCACGACTTGCTCCGGATTAGCCACTGCAAGTTTACAGTGTCGGATCTCAAGCGGATGGAAAAGATTGTCAATGAAAAACTAAAAGGGGAATTTAAGGCTGTCACTGCCTTGCATTTTTTACACCTGTATCATGCCCTGGCACACTGCCATGTAACTGAAGG GATAAAATTTCTGATCCTTGACAGACTGGAAGCACAACTAAAAGCCTGCAACTGCCGATTTGTGTTTACCAGGGCTAAA CCATCTGTATTGGCCTTGTCCCTTCTGACCCTTGAAGTTGAAAACCTGAAATCTAGTGACTTGTTTGAAATTATACTACGCATTCAAAAACATTCCAAA ATTAGCCATTCTGACTTAACGTATTGGTGTGAATTGGTATCAAAATGCCTGGCTGACTACTCTTCACCTGAATGCTGCAAACCTGATAACAAGAAGCTAGTGTGGATTGTTTCTCGACGTACAGCCCGTCATTTACAGAATAGTTACTACAGTGTTCCTGAACTACCAACTATCCCAGAAGCTGGTTGCTTCAATGAAACTGAAAG TGAGGATTCGTGTGAAGAAATGAGCTGTTGTGAAGATGGTCTGAGCAACTCCCCACAGACTGACACAGAAGGAGAATTCTTCCCTCAAGATGTCTTGCATCAGTCCAAGTGGCAAAATTTCTGTTTTCAAACTCAATCCCCATTTTAG